Proteins encoded in a region of the Anopheles ziemanni chromosome 2, idAnoZiCoDA_A2_x.2, whole genome shotgun sequence genome:
- the LOC131282052 gene encoding retinaldehyde-binding protein 1-like, producing MALRLDELKPPCVDFGNGVVISFDQEEYTDESAKQTAAKELRETPEVVSAAIQELRELIRQEKGLHLPLENESLLVRFLRPKKYYSDSAFEMMKAFYKMKSRENFILDRLSTESIRNALEDRVVQILPKHDQHGRRIVFMEMGAKWNCSKVPSLEVIRATNMLMEAIGREPRTQLHGIVFIINFDKLSLSHIGQFPPKFVKTIVDHGQKNSPYRIKGIHIVNNARMFNIMFKIFKPFLGKKWSQRIFLHGVDLKSLHEHIDASCLPSFLGGTYELPEYEGAVVGQLLDCYKDKLDEEDKYGYVQDS from the exons ATGGCGCTACGTTTGGACGAACTAAAACCACCATGTGTCGATTTTGGCAACGGAGTCGTGATATCGTTCGATCAGGAAGAGTACACCGACGAATCGGCCAAACAAACGGCCGCCAAAGAGCTGCGCGAAACGCCGGAGGTTGTGTCCGCGGCCATTCAGGAGCTTCGCGAGCTGATTCGGC AGGAAAAAGGGCTGCACTTGCCGTTGGAAAATGAATCCCTCTTGGTTCGGTTTTTGCGACCGAAAAAGTATTACTCCGACAGTGCCTTTGAGATG ATGAAAGCATTCTATAAAATGAAATCTAGGGAAAACTTTATCCTAGACCGCTTGTCAACAGAATCGATCCGGAATGCACTCGAGGATCGAGTCGTGCAGATTCTTCCAAAACACGATCAGCATGGTCGTCGCATTGTCTTCATGGAGATGGGAG CCAAATGGAACTGCTCGAAAGTACCCTCGTTGGAAGTGATTCGTGCAACCAACATGCTGATGGAAGCGATCGGACGGGAACCCCGAACGCAACTGCATGGAATTGTTTTCATCATTAACTTCGACAAACTGTCGCTCTCGCACATCGGCCAGTTTCCTCCAAAGTTCGTCAAGACGATCGTTGACCACGGTCAGAAGAACTCTCCCTATCGCATCAAAGGTATTCACATCGTGAACAACGCTCGGATGTTCAATAtcatgtttaaaatattcaaacccTTCCTCGGCAAGAAGTGGAGCCAACGG ATATTTCTTCACGGCGTCGATTTGAAGTCGCTTCACGAACACATCGACGCAAGCTGTCTGCCCTCGTTTCTTGGCGGAACCTACGAGCTTCCAGAATACGAAGGAGCGGTCGTCGGGCAGTTGTTGGATTGCTATAAGGACAAATTGGATG AAGAAGATAAGTACGGATATGTTCAGGACTCTTAA